In one Salvelinus sp. IW2-2015 linkage group LG26, ASM291031v2, whole genome shotgun sequence genomic region, the following are encoded:
- the LOC111953094 gene encoding leucine-rich repeat-containing protein 4C-like, which produces MLNKMTSSRQQQTMRGPRWNRALSDPLFVLLLALQLLAVAGLVRAQTCPSVCSCSNQFSKVXCTRRGLREVPDGISTNTRYLNLQENLIQVIKVDSFKHLRHLEILQLSKNHIRNIEIGAFNGLASLNTLELFDNRLTTIPNGAFEYLSKLKELWLRNNPIESIPSYAFNRVPSLRRLDLGELKRLSYISEGAFEGLGNLRYLNLGMCNLKEIPNLIPLXKLDELEMSGNQLTVIRPGSFKGLIHLQKLWMMHAQIKTIERNSFDDLQSLVELNLAHNNLTLLPHDLFTPLHHLERVHLHHNPWNCNCDILWLSWWLKEMVPANTSCCARCSSPASHKGRYIGELDQNYFHCYAPVIVEPPADLNVTEGMAAELKCRASSLTSVSWITPNGSIMTHGAYKIRISVLTDGTLNFTNVTMQDTGTYTCMVSNSAGNTTASATLNVSSTENVLSYFTTVTVETIEPVHDEGRSTVWQKVGPTPSAGSWETVSSTSTTTTTARTPLSTRATEKTFTIPVTDLSDSSMTGLDEVMKTTKIIIGCFVAITLMAAVMLIIFYKMRKQHHQQNHHAPQRTIEIINVDEDCVTGGPAMEGHLTLPPLEHEHLNHYNTYKSAYNHVSTINSIHSSAHEPLLIRASSKDNVQETQI; this is translated from the coding sequence ATGTTGAACAAGATGACCTCTTCTCGGCAGCAGCAGACGATGAGAGGTCCTAGGTGGAACCGGGCCCTGTCCGACCCTTTGTTTGTGCTGCTCCTAGCCCTCCAGCTCCTGGCGGTGGCGGGCCTGGTGCGTGCTCAGACCTGCCCCTCTGTCTGCTCCTGCAGCAACCAGTTCAGCAAGGTGATRTGCACGCGGCGGGGGCTCCGTGAGGTCCCCGACGGCATCTCCACCAACACACGCTACCTGAACCTGCAGGAGAACCTCATCCAGGTGATCAAGGTGGACAGCTTCAAGCACCTGCGGCACCTGGAGATCCTGCAGCTGAGCAAGAACCACATCCGAAACATTGAGATTGGGGCCTTCAACGGCCTGGCCAGTCTCAACACCCTGGAGTTGTTTGACAACCGCCTCACCACAATCCCCAATGGGGCCTTTGAGTACCTCTCCAAGCTCAAGGAGCTGTGGCTGAGGAACAACCCCATCGAGAGCATTCCCTCGTATGCGTTCAACAGGGTGCCCTCGCTACGGAGGCTGGATTTAGGGGAACTCAAACGCCTCTCGTATATCTCAGAGGGGGCTTTCGAGGGCCTCGGCAACCTGCGCTACCTGAACCTGGGCATGTGCAATCTGAAGGAGATCCCCAACCTCATCCCACTGYTCAAGCTGGACGAGCTAGAGATGTCAGGGAACCAGCTGACGGTCATCAGACCTGGCTCCTTCAAAGGGTTGATCCACCTGCAGAAGCTGTGGATGATGCATGCCCAGATCAAAACCATTGAAAGGAACTCCTTTGACGACCTGCAGTCGCTGGTGGAGCTCAACCTGGCCCACAACAACCTCACCCTGCTGCCCCACGATCTCTTCACCCCCCTGCACCACCTGGAGAGAGTCCATCTCCATCACAACCCCTGGAACTGCAACTGTGACATCCTGTGGCTCAGCTGGTGGCTCAAAGAGATGGTGCCGGCCAACACCAGCTGCTGCGCSCGCTGCAGTTCCCCAGCCAGCCACAAGGGACGCTACATAGGTGAGCTGGACCAGAACTATTTCCACTGTTACGCACCTGTTATTGTGGAGCCACCAGCGGACCTGAACGTGACGGAGGGTATGGCTGCAGAGCTGAAGTGCAGGGCCAGCTCTCTGACCTCAGTCAGTTGGATTACGCCCAATGGCTCCATCATGACCCACGGTGCGTACAAGATCCGCATTTCTGTGCTCACCGATGGTACGCTCAACTTCACCAACGTCACCATGCAGGACACGGGAACCTACACCTGTATGGTAAGCAACTCAGCAGGCAATACCACAGCATCTGCCACTCTCAACGTGTCTTCCACAGAGAACGTCCTCAGCTACTTTACCACAGTAACAGTGGAGACCATCGAGCCAGTGCACGACGAGGGGCGCTCCACCGTGTGGCAGAAGGTGGGCCCCACCCCCTCAGCCGGATCCTGGGAGACTGTGtcgtccacctccaccaccaccacaacggCCCGGACGCCCCTCTCCACCCGGGCCACAGAGAAGACCTTTACCATCCCTGTCACGGACCTGAGCGACAGCTCCATGACCGGCCTGGATGAGGTGATGAAGACCACCAAAATCATCATCGGCTGCTTCGTGGCCATCACACTCATGGCCGCCGTTATGCTAATCATCTTCTACAAGATGAGGAAGCAGCACCACCAGCAGAACCACCATGCGCCACAGCGCACCATCGAGATCATCAACGTAGACGAGGACTGTGTGACAGGCGGGCCGGCCATGGAGGGCCACCTAACTCTGCCCCCGCTGGAGCATGAGCACCTGAACCACTACAACACCTATAAGTCTGCGTACAACCACGTCTCCACTATCAACTCCATACACAGCTCGGCGCACGAACCTTTGTTAATTCGGGCCAGTTCGAAAGACAATGTACAAGAGACCCAGATCTAA